A genomic region of Streptosporangium lutulentum contains the following coding sequences:
- a CDS encoding KamA family radical SAM protein — protein sequence MILNEGSTRGFRAYTAKHLDDLLRRGGVGDEERLRIRAVATVLPFRTNAYVVDQLIDWSAIPEDPIYRLVFPQADMLPEADVTRLAGLLNAGARNAEIQAAANEVRRRLNPHPAGQLELNVPHIGTEPLPGMQHKYPETVLFFPKQGQTCHAYCTYCFRWAQFIGEPDLKFASDDVGSLVGYLKDHPEVTSVLFTGGDPMIMSEAVLRRYLEPLLEVEQLESIRIGTKSLAYWPQRFVSDPDSADTLKLFASVADAGKTLAFMAHFSHPREMESPIVEAAVAGILSTGAVIRTQAPLIRSINDDPETWSSMWRRQLTMGMVPYYMFVERDTGPQDYFAVPLARAYEIFRDAYASVSGLCRTVRGPSMSATPGKVCVDGVAEIAGQKVFVLHLIQARDPELVGRPFFARYDPQAVWLTDLQPAFADRFPFEPATVQRLSA from the coding sequence GTGATCTTGAACGAAGGCTCTACGCGTGGGTTCCGGGCCTACACCGCGAAACATCTCGACGACCTGCTGAGGCGAGGCGGCGTGGGGGACGAGGAGCGGCTCCGGATCAGAGCGGTGGCGACGGTTCTGCCCTTCCGCACCAACGCCTACGTGGTGGATCAGCTCATCGACTGGTCGGCCATCCCCGAGGACCCCATCTATCGTCTGGTCTTCCCGCAGGCGGACATGTTGCCCGAGGCCGATGTCACCAGATTGGCGGGCCTTCTGAACGCCGGTGCGCGGAACGCCGAGATCCAGGCGGCGGCGAACGAGGTCAGGAGGCGGCTCAACCCGCATCCGGCGGGCCAGCTGGAACTCAACGTTCCTCACATCGGCACGGAGCCGCTGCCCGGGATGCAGCACAAATATCCCGAGACGGTGCTCTTCTTCCCCAAGCAGGGGCAGACCTGTCATGCCTACTGCACCTACTGCTTTCGATGGGCGCAGTTCATCGGGGAGCCCGACCTGAAGTTCGCCTCCGACGATGTCGGGAGCCTTGTCGGCTATCTGAAGGACCACCCCGAGGTGACCAGCGTGCTGTTCACCGGCGGCGATCCGATGATCATGAGTGAGGCGGTGCTCCGCCGCTATCTGGAACCTCTCCTCGAAGTGGAACAGCTCGAGTCCATCCGCATCGGCACCAAGTCACTGGCCTACTGGCCGCAGCGGTTCGTCTCGGACCCGGACAGCGCCGACACGCTGAAGCTGTTCGCCTCCGTCGCGGACGCGGGCAAGACCTTGGCCTTCATGGCGCACTTCTCCCACCCCAGGGAGATGGAGTCTCCGATCGTGGAGGCCGCCGTGGCCGGAATCCTCTCCACCGGCGCGGTGATCAGGACTCAGGCGCCGCTGATCAGGTCGATCAACGACGACCCCGAGACCTGGTCGTCCATGTGGCGCAGGCAGCTCACCATGGGCATGGTGCCCTACTACATGTTCGTCGAGCGGGACACCGGGCCGCAGGACTACTTCGCGGTGCCCCTCGCGCGGGCATACGAGATCTTCAGGGACGCCTACGCGAGCGTCTCGGGGCTGTGCCGTACGGTGCGGGGCCCCTCCATGTCCGCCACCCCCGGCAAGGTCTGCGTGGACGGCGTCGCGGAGATCGCCGGGCAGAAGGTCTTCGTGCTCCACCTCATCCAGGCGCGCGATCCCGAGTTGGTCGGGCGCCCCTTTTTCGCGCGGTACGACCCGCAGGCCGTGTGGCTCACGGATCTGCAGCCGGCATTCGCGGACCGCTTCCCCTTCGAGCCCGCGACGGTTCAGCGGCTGTCCGCCTGA